One Salvelinus sp. IW2-2015 linkage group LG35, ASM291031v2, whole genome shotgun sequence DNA segment encodes these proteins:
- the satb1b gene encoding SATB homeobox 1b isoform X6, whose product MMDHLSEACLGKENCDLVNSMGDRDSKAPPAKLARLEQNGSPLGRARLGSTGAKLAGVPYKPSGHLLKNCHKRGNMLPVFCVVEHYESPIEFDSKEEHAEFVLVRKDMLFNQLIEMALLSLGYSHSSAAQAKGLIQVGKWNPVPLSYVTDAPDATVADMLQDVYHVVTLKIQLHSCPKLEDLPPEQWTHSTVRNALKELLKDMNQSSLAKECPLSQSMISSIVNSTYYANVSAAKCQEFGRWYKHFKKTKDMMGMRQPSQLEGYLGTCVLHDSPRANTLDMDGLSDHSPPGPNHNHNHLTFSQQPIPGNTAEQPPSSPVPPLPPPSHGGGQTPGRPAQLPPGLHHPGLVSTPISPQLVNQQLVMAQILNQQYAVNRLLAQQSLSQQYLNHPPVNRKALTKPLEPQVASNTEVSMEIYQWVRDELKRAGISQAVFARVAFNRTQGLLSEILRKEEDPKTASQSLLVNLRAMQNFLQLPEAERDRIYQDERERSLTAASAMGPAPLISTPPTRPVQPRREDCNNVRPEDWNPRIPVGISPIPESRKHGSITLFSNPFADTPYPAQVKASPLPSEWNGKTESCILNINSSIYDEIQQEMKRAKVSQALFAKVAASKSQGWLCELLRWKEDPSPENRTLWENLSMIRRFLSLAQVERDAIYEQESTAGQQQHHADRPPHMMHMSTDPMQNPTLMYMSHTDPLQSQTHQPPQQQHQPPMSLQHPSQPPLSQQPMQQQQQQPPMGPRLPPRQPSTASPAETEDEGRGGGGTKARSGGGKISHEALGILQSFIQDVGMYPDEEAIHTLSAQLDLPKLTIIKFFQNQRFYVNHLAKPPKEPSNSSSSSPAFEEELSEFREGSAELLKELEENTQTNSTIFSIKIEEHLARAEALSESDHEAKE is encoded by the exons ATGATGGACCATCTCAGCGAGGCGTGCCTGGGGAAGGAGAACTGTGACCTGGTCAACAGCATGGGRGACCGCGACTCCAAGGCCCCCCCAGCCAAGCTGGCCCGGCTGGAACAGAACGGCAGCCCCCTGGGCAGGGCCCGCCTGGGRAGCACGGGGGCCAAGCTGGCCGGGGTACCCTACAAACCCTCGGGACACCTCCTCAAGAACTGCCACAAGAGGG GCAACATGCTCCCTGTGTTCTGCGTGGTGGAGCATTACGAGAGCCCCATCGAGTTTGACAGCAAGGAGGAGCACGCCGAGTTTGTGCTSGTCAGGAAAGACATGCTGTTCAACCAGCTCATCGAGATGGCCCTTCTGTCACTGGGCTACTCGCACAGCTCGGCGGCACAAGCGAAAG GTCTCATTCAGGTGGGCAAGTGGAACCCGGTCCCACTGTCCTACGTGACGGACGCACCGGACGCCACCGTGGCAGACATGCTGCAGGACGTGTACCATGTGGTCACGCTGAAAATTCAGCTGCACAG TTGTCCTAAACTGGAGGACCTGCCGCCAGAGCAGTGGACCCACTCTACAGTAAGAAATGCCCTCAAGGAGTTACTCAAAGACATGAACCAGAGCTCTCTGGCAAAAGAATGTCCCTTATCACAG agtaTGATCTCCTCCATTGTGAACAGCACTTACTATGCAAATGTGTCGGCGGCGAAGTGTCAGGAATTTGGGCGCTGGTATAAACATTTCAAGAAGACAAAAGATATGATGG GCATGCGCCAACCCTCGCAGCTGGAGGGCTACCTGGGGACGTGTGTCCTCCACGACAGCCCACGTGCCAACACACTAG ACATGGACGGCCTGTCCGATCACTCCCCTCCGGGccccaaccacaaccacaaccatctGACCTTCTCCCAACAGCCCATCCCGGGCAACACGGCCGAGCAGCCCCCCTCCTCCCCGGTGCCACCCCTGCCCCCTCCGTCCCACGGTGGGGGCCAGACCCCCGGCCGCCCAGCTCAGCTCCCCCCCGGCCTGCACCACCCGGGCCTGGTGTCCACCCCCATTAGCCCCCAGCTGGTGAACCAGCAGCTGGTCATGGCCCAGATTCTCAACCAGCAGTATGCCGTCAACCGGCTCCTGGCACAGCAGTCGCTGTCGCAGCAGTACCTCAACCACCCGCCGGTCAACCGAAARGCCCTGACCAAGCCCCTGGAGCCCCAGGTAGCCAGCAACACCGAGGTGTCCATGGAGATATACCAATGGGTGAGGGACGAGCTGAAGAGGGCCGGCATCTCCCAAGCCGTGTTCGCRCGCGTGGCTTTCAACAGGACCCAG GGCCTGTTGTCTGAGATCCTGCGTAAAGAGGAGGATCCTAAGACGGCCAGCCAGTCTCTGCTGGTCAACCTGCGGGCCATGCAGAACTTCCTGCAGCTGCCCGAGGCCGAGCGAGACCGTATCTACCAGGACGAGAGGGAAAGGAGCCTGACGGCTGCCTCGGCCATGGGGCCTGCGCCACTCATCAGCACCCCGCCCACCCGGCCAGTGCAG CCCAGGAGAGAAGACTGTAACAACGTCAGACCTGAGGACTGGAACCCCAGAATTCCTGTGGGCATTTCTCCT ATCCCCGAATCCAGAAAACACGGCAGCATCACCTTGTTTTCCAACCCTTTTGCTGACACTCCTTACCCTGCCCAGGTGAAGGCCTCGCCGCTCCCCAGCGAGTGGAACGGCAAGACAGAGAGCTGCATCCTCAACATCAACTCATCCATCTATGACGAGATCCAGCAGGAGATGAAGAGGGCCAAGGTGTCCCAGGCTCTGTTTGCCAAGGTGGCCGCCTCCAAGAGTCAG GGCTGGCTGTGTGAGCTTCTGCGCTGGAAGGAGGACCCCAGCCCAGAGAACCGTACGCTGTGGGAGAACCTGTCCATGATCCGCCGCTTCCTGAGCTTGGCCCAGGTGGAGCGTGACGCCATCTACGAACAGGAGAGCACGGCCGGCCAGCAGCAGCACCACGCCGACCGGCCCCCGCACATGATGCACATGTCCACTGACCCCATGCAG AACCCAACTCTGATGTATATGTCCCACACAGATCCactacag TCTCAGACCCATCAACCGCCACAGCAGCAGCACCAGCCCCCCATGTCCCTCCAGCACCCCTCCCAGCCTCCACTGTCCCAGCAGCCcatgcaacagcagcagcagcaaccacCCATGGGCCCCCGGCTMCCCCCTCGCCAGCCCTCCACCGCTTCCCCGGCAGAGACAGAGGACGAGGGCCGCGGCGGCGGGGGCACCAAGGCTCGCTCCGGCGGGGGCAAGATCTCCCACGAGGCCCTAGGCATTCTGCAGAGCTTCATTCAGGACGTGGGGATGTACCCAGACGAGGAGGCCATCCACACCCTATCGGCCCAGCTGGACCTACCCAAGCTCACCATCATCAAGTTCTTCCAGAACCAGCGCTTCTACGTCAACCACCTGGCCAAGCCGCCCAAGGAACCCAgcaacagcagtagcagcagcccGGCCTTTGAGGAGGAACTGTCGGAATTCAGGGAGGGCAGCGCCGAGCTGCTGAAGGAGCTGGAAGAGAATACACAGACCAACAGCACCATCTTCTCCATCAAGATCGAGGAGCACCTGGCCCGCGCCGAGGCCCTCTCAGAATCTGACCACGAGGCCAAGGAGTAG
- the satb1b gene encoding SATB homeobox 1b isoform X7: MMDHLSEACLGKENCDLVNSMGDRDSKAPPAKLARLEQNGSPLGRARLGSTGAKLAGVPYKPSGHLLKNCHKRGNMLPVFCVVEHYESPIEFDSKEEHAEFVLVRKDMLFNQLIEMALLSLGYSHSSAAQAKGLIQVGKWNPVPLSYVTDAPDATVADMLQDVYHVVTLKIQLHSCPKLEDLPPEQWTHSTVRNALKELLKDMNQSSLAKECPLSQSMISSIVNSTYYANVSAAKCQEFGRWYKHFKKTKDMMGMRQPSQLEGYLGTCVLHDSPRANTLADMDGLSDHSPPGPNHNHNHLTFSQQPIPGNTAEQPPSSPVPPLPPPSHGGGQTPGRPAQLPPGLHHPGLVSTPISPQLVNQQLVMAQILNQQYAVNRLLAQQSLSQQYLNHPPVNRKALTKPLEPQVASNTEVSMEIYQWVRDELKRAGISQAVFARVAFNRTQGLLSEILRKEEDPKTASQSLLVNLRAMQNFLQLPEAERDRIYQDERERSLTAASAMGPAPLISTPPTRPVQVWNEQQPRREDCNNVRPEDWNPRIPVGISPIPESRKHGSITLFSNPFADTPYPAQVKASPLPSEWNGKTESCILNINSSIYDEIQQEMKRAKVSQALFAKVAASKSQGWLCELLRWKEDPSPENRTLWENLSMIRRFLSLAQVERDAIYEQESTAGQQQHHADRPPHMMHMSTDPMQSQTHQPPQQQHQPPMSLQHPSQPPLSQQPMQQQQQQPPMGPRLPPRQPSTASPAETEDEGRGGGGTKARSGGGKISHEALGILQSFIQDVGMYPDEEAIHTLSAQLDLPKLTIIKFFQNQRFYVNHLAKPPKEPSNSSSSSPAFEEELSEFREGSAELLKELEENTQTNSTIFSIKIEEHLARAEALSESDHEAKE, translated from the exons ATGATGGACCATCTCAGCGAGGCGTGCCTGGGGAAGGAGAACTGTGACCTGGTCAACAGCATGGGRGACCGCGACTCCAAGGCCCCCCCAGCCAAGCTGGCCCGGCTGGAACAGAACGGCAGCCCCCTGGGCAGGGCCCGCCTGGGRAGCACGGGGGCCAAGCTGGCCGGGGTACCCTACAAACCCTCGGGACACCTCCTCAAGAACTGCCACAAGAGGG GCAACATGCTCCCTGTGTTCTGCGTGGTGGAGCATTACGAGAGCCCCATCGAGTTTGACAGCAAGGAGGAGCACGCCGAGTTTGTGCTSGTCAGGAAAGACATGCTGTTCAACCAGCTCATCGAGATGGCCCTTCTGTCACTGGGCTACTCGCACAGCTCGGCGGCACAAGCGAAAG GTCTCATTCAGGTGGGCAAGTGGAACCCGGTCCCACTGTCCTACGTGACGGACGCACCGGACGCCACCGTGGCAGACATGCTGCAGGACGTGTACCATGTGGTCACGCTGAAAATTCAGCTGCACAG TTGTCCTAAACTGGAGGACCTGCCGCCAGAGCAGTGGACCCACTCTACAGTAAGAAATGCCCTCAAGGAGTTACTCAAAGACATGAACCAGAGCTCTCTGGCAAAAGAATGTCCCTTATCACAG agtaTGATCTCCTCCATTGTGAACAGCACTTACTATGCAAATGTGTCGGCGGCGAAGTGTCAGGAATTTGGGCGCTGGTATAAACATTTCAAGAAGACAAAAGATATGATGG GCATGCGCCAACCCTCGCAGCTGGAGGGCTACCTGGGGACGTGTGTCCTCCACGACAGCCCACGTGCCAACACACTAG CAGACATGGACGGCCTGTCCGATCACTCCCCTCCGGGccccaaccacaaccacaaccatctGACCTTCTCCCAACAGCCCATCCCGGGCAACACGGCCGAGCAGCCCCCCTCCTCCCCGGTGCCACCCCTGCCCCCTCCGTCCCACGGTGGGGGCCAGACCCCCGGCCGCCCAGCTCAGCTCCCCCCCGGCCTGCACCACCCGGGCCTGGTGTCCACCCCCATTAGCCCCCAGCTGGTGAACCAGCAGCTGGTCATGGCCCAGATTCTCAACCAGCAGTATGCCGTCAACCGGCTCCTGGCACAGCAGTCGCTGTCGCAGCAGTACCTCAACCACCCGCCGGTCAACCGAAARGCCCTGACCAAGCCCCTGGAGCCCCAGGTAGCCAGCAACACCGAGGTGTCCATGGAGATATACCAATGGGTGAGGGACGAGCTGAAGAGGGCCGGCATCTCCCAAGCCGTGTTCGCRCGCGTGGCTTTCAACAGGACCCAG GGCCTGTTGTCTGAGATCCTGCGTAAAGAGGAGGATCCTAAGACGGCCAGCCAGTCTCTGCTGGTCAACCTGCGGGCCATGCAGAACTTCCTGCAGCTGCCCGAGGCCGAGCGAGACCGTATCTACCAGGACGAGAGGGAAAGGAGCCTGACGGCTGCCTCGGCCATGGGGCCTGCGCCACTCATCAGCACCCCGCCCACCCGGCCAGTGCAGGTATGGAACGAACAG CAGCCCAGGAGAGAAGACTGTAACAACGTCAGACCTGAGGACTGGAACCCCAGAATTCCTGTGGGCATTTCTCCT ATCCCCGAATCCAGAAAACACGGCAGCATCACCTTGTTTTCCAACCCTTTTGCTGACACTCCTTACCCTGCCCAGGTGAAGGCCTCGCCGCTCCCCAGCGAGTGGAACGGCAAGACAGAGAGCTGCATCCTCAACATCAACTCATCCATCTATGACGAGATCCAGCAGGAGATGAAGAGGGCCAAGGTGTCCCAGGCTCTGTTTGCCAAGGTGGCCGCCTCCAAGAGTCAG GGCTGGCTGTGTGAGCTTCTGCGCTGGAAGGAGGACCCCAGCCCAGAGAACCGTACGCTGTGGGAGAACCTGTCCATGATCCGCCGCTTCCTGAGCTTGGCCCAGGTGGAGCGTGACGCCATCTACGAACAGGAGAGCACGGCCGGCCAGCAGCAGCACCACGCCGACCGGCCCCCGCACATGATGCACATGTCCACTGACCCCATGCAG TCTCAGACCCATCAACCGCCACAGCAGCAGCACCAGCCCCCCATGTCCCTCCAGCACCCCTCCCAGCCTCCACTGTCCCAGCAGCCcatgcaacagcagcagcagcaaccacCCATGGGCCCCCGGCTMCCCCCTCGCCAGCCCTCCACCGCTTCCCCGGCAGAGACAGAGGACGAGGGCCGCGGCGGCGGGGGCACCAAGGCTCGCTCCGGCGGGGGCAAGATCTCCCACGAGGCCCTAGGCATTCTGCAGAGCTTCATTCAGGACGTGGGGATGTACCCAGACGAGGAGGCCATCCACACCCTATCGGCCCAGCTGGACCTACCCAAGCTCACCATCATCAAGTTCTTCCAGAACCAGCGCTTCTACGTCAACCACCTGGCCAAGCCGCCCAAGGAACCCAgcaacagcagtagcagcagcccGGCCTTTGAGGAGGAACTGTCGGAATTCAGGGAGGGCAGCGCCGAGCTGCTGAAGGAGCTGGAAGAGAATACACAGACCAACAGCACCATCTTCTCCATCAAGATCGAGGAGCACCTGGCCCGCGCCGAGGCCCTCTCAGAATCTGACCACGAGGCCAAGGAGTAG
- the satb1b gene encoding SATB homeobox 1b isoform X10, translating into MMDHLSEACLGKENCDLVNSMGDRDSKAPPAKLARLEQNGSPLGRARLGSTGAKLAGVPYKPSGHLLKNCHKRGNMLPVFCVVEHYESPIEFDSKEEHAEFVLVRKDMLFNQLIEMALLSLGYSHSSAAQAKGLIQVGKWNPVPLSYVTDAPDATVADMLQDVYHVVTLKIQLHSCPKLEDLPPEQWTHSTSMISSIVNSTYYANVSAAKCQEFGRWYKHFKKTKDMMGMRQPSQLEGYLGTCVLHDSPRANTLADMDGLSDHSPPGPNHNHNHLTFSQQPIPGNTAEQPPSSPVPPLPPPSHGGGQTPGRPAQLPPGLHHPGLVSTPISPQLVNQQLVMAQILNQQYAVNRLLAQQSLSQQYLNHPPVNRKALTKPLEPQVASNTEVSMEIYQWVRDELKRAGISQAVFARVAFNRTQGLLSEILRKEEDPKTASQSLLVNLRAMQNFLQLPEAERDRIYQDERERSLTAASAMGPAPLISTPPTRPVQPRREDCNNVRPEDWNPRIPVGISPIPESRKHGSITLFSNPFADTPYPAQVKASPLPSEWNGKTESCILNINSSIYDEIQQEMKRAKVSQALFAKVAASKSQGWLCELLRWKEDPSPENRTLWENLSMIRRFLSLAQVERDAIYEQESTAGQQQHHADRPPHMMHMSTDPMQNPTLMYMSHTDPLQSQTHQPPQQQHQPPMSLQHPSQPPLSQQPMQQQQQQPPMGPRLPPRQPSTASPAETEDEGRGGGGTKARSGGGKISHEALGILQSFIQDVGMYPDEEAIHTLSAQLDLPKLTIIKFFQNQRFYVNHLAKPPKEPSNSSSSSPAFEEELSEFREGSAELLKELEENTQTNSTIFSIKIEEHLARAEALSESDHEAKE; encoded by the exons ATGATGGACCATCTCAGCGAGGCGTGCCTGGGGAAGGAGAACTGTGACCTGGTCAACAGCATGGGRGACCGCGACTCCAAGGCCCCCCCAGCCAAGCTGGCCCGGCTGGAACAGAACGGCAGCCCCCTGGGCAGGGCCCGCCTGGGRAGCACGGGGGCCAAGCTGGCCGGGGTACCCTACAAACCCTCGGGACACCTCCTCAAGAACTGCCACAAGAGGG GCAACATGCTCCCTGTGTTCTGCGTGGTGGAGCATTACGAGAGCCCCATCGAGTTTGACAGCAAGGAGGAGCACGCCGAGTTTGTGCTSGTCAGGAAAGACATGCTGTTCAACCAGCTCATCGAGATGGCCCTTCTGTCACTGGGCTACTCGCACAGCTCGGCGGCACAAGCGAAAG GTCTCATTCAGGTGGGCAAGTGGAACCCGGTCCCACTGTCCTACGTGACGGACGCACCGGACGCCACCGTGGCAGACATGCTGCAGGACGTGTACCATGTGGTCACGCTGAAAATTCAGCTGCACAG TTGTCCTAAACTGGAGGACCTGCCGCCAGAGCAGTGGACCCACTCTACA agtaTGATCTCCTCCATTGTGAACAGCACTTACTATGCAAATGTGTCGGCGGCGAAGTGTCAGGAATTTGGGCGCTGGTATAAACATTTCAAGAAGACAAAAGATATGATGG GCATGCGCCAACCCTCGCAGCTGGAGGGCTACCTGGGGACGTGTGTCCTCCACGACAGCCCACGTGCCAACACACTAG CAGACATGGACGGCCTGTCCGATCACTCCCCTCCGGGccccaaccacaaccacaaccatctGACCTTCTCCCAACAGCCCATCCCGGGCAACACGGCCGAGCAGCCCCCCTCCTCCCCGGTGCCACCCCTGCCCCCTCCGTCCCACGGTGGGGGCCAGACCCCCGGCCGCCCAGCTCAGCTCCCCCCCGGCCTGCACCACCCGGGCCTGGTGTCCACCCCCATTAGCCCCCAGCTGGTGAACCAGCAGCTGGTCATGGCCCAGATTCTCAACCAGCAGTATGCCGTCAACCGGCTCCTGGCACAGCAGTCGCTGTCGCAGCAGTACCTCAACCACCCGCCGGTCAACCGAAARGCCCTGACCAAGCCCCTGGAGCCCCAGGTAGCCAGCAACACCGAGGTGTCCATGGAGATATACCAATGGGTGAGGGACGAGCTGAAGAGGGCCGGCATCTCCCAAGCCGTGTTCGCRCGCGTGGCTTTCAACAGGACCCAG GGCCTGTTGTCTGAGATCCTGCGTAAAGAGGAGGATCCTAAGACGGCCAGCCAGTCTCTGCTGGTCAACCTGCGGGCCATGCAGAACTTCCTGCAGCTGCCCGAGGCCGAGCGAGACCGTATCTACCAGGACGAGAGGGAAAGGAGCCTGACGGCTGCCTCGGCCATGGGGCCTGCGCCACTCATCAGCACCCCGCCCACCCGGCCAGTGCAG CCCAGGAGAGAAGACTGTAACAACGTCAGACCTGAGGACTGGAACCCCAGAATTCCTGTGGGCATTTCTCCT ATCCCCGAATCCAGAAAACACGGCAGCATCACCTTGTTTTCCAACCCTTTTGCTGACACTCCTTACCCTGCCCAGGTGAAGGCCTCGCCGCTCCCCAGCGAGTGGAACGGCAAGACAGAGAGCTGCATCCTCAACATCAACTCATCCATCTATGACGAGATCCAGCAGGAGATGAAGAGGGCCAAGGTGTCCCAGGCTCTGTTTGCCAAGGTGGCCGCCTCCAAGAGTCAG GGCTGGCTGTGTGAGCTTCTGCGCTGGAAGGAGGACCCCAGCCCAGAGAACCGTACGCTGTGGGAGAACCTGTCCATGATCCGCCGCTTCCTGAGCTTGGCCCAGGTGGAGCGTGACGCCATCTACGAACAGGAGAGCACGGCCGGCCAGCAGCAGCACCACGCCGACCGGCCCCCGCACATGATGCACATGTCCACTGACCCCATGCAG AACCCAACTCTGATGTATATGTCCCACACAGATCCactacag TCTCAGACCCATCAACCGCCACAGCAGCAGCACCAGCCCCCCATGTCCCTCCAGCACCCCTCCCAGCCTCCACTGTCCCAGCAGCCcatgcaacagcagcagcagcaaccacCCATGGGCCCCCGGCTMCCCCCTCGCCAGCCCTCCACCGCTTCCCCGGCAGAGACAGAGGACGAGGGCCGCGGCGGCGGGGGCACCAAGGCTCGCTCCGGCGGGGGCAAGATCTCCCACGAGGCCCTAGGCATTCTGCAGAGCTTCATTCAGGACGTGGGGATGTACCCAGACGAGGAGGCCATCCACACCCTATCGGCCCAGCTGGACCTACCCAAGCTCACCATCATCAAGTTCTTCCAGAACCAGCGCTTCTACGTCAACCACCTGGCCAAGCCGCCCAAGGAACCCAgcaacagcagtagcagcagcccGGCCTTTGAGGAGGAACTGTCGGAATTCAGGGAGGGCAGCGCCGAGCTGCTGAAGGAGCTGGAAGAGAATACACAGACCAACAGCACCATCTTCTCCATCAAGATCGAGGAGCACCTGGCCCGCGCCGAGGCCCTCTCAGAATCTGACCACGAGGCCAAGGAGTAG
- the satb1b gene encoding SATB homeobox 1b isoform X5 has product MMDHLSEACLGKENCDLVNSMGDRDSKAPPAKLARLEQNGSPLGRARLGSTGAKLAGVPYKPSGHLLKNCHKRGNMLPVFCVVEHYESPIEFDSKEEHAEFVLVRKDMLFNQLIEMALLSLGYSHSSAAQAKGLIQVGKWNPVPLSYVTDAPDATVADMLQDVYHVVTLKIQLHSCPKLEDLPPEQWTHSTVRNALKELLKDMNQSSLAKECPLSQSMISSIVNSTYYANVSAAKCQEFGRWYKHFKKTKDMMGMRQPSQLEGYLGTCVLHDSPRANTLADMDGLSDHSPPGPNHNHNHLTFSQQPIPGNTAEQPPSSPVPPLPPPSHGGGQTPGRPAQLPPGLHHPGLVSTPISPQLVNQQLVMAQILNQQYAVNRLLAQQSLSQQYLNHPPVNRKALTKPLEPQVASNTEVSMEIYQWVRDELKRAGISQAVFARVAFNRTQGLLSEILRKEEDPKTASQSLLVNLRAMQNFLQLPEAERDRIYQDERERSLTAASAMGPAPLISTPPTRPVQPRREDCNNVRPEDWNPRIPVGISPIPESRKHGSITLFSNPFADTPYPAQVKASPLPSEWNGKTESCILNINSSIYDEIQQEMKRAKVSQALFAKVAASKSQGWLCELLRWKEDPSPENRTLWENLSMIRRFLSLAQVERDAIYEQESTAGQQQHHADRPPHMMHMSTDPMQNPTLMYMSHTDPLQSQTHQPPQQQHQPPMSLQHPSQPPLSQQPMQQQQQQPPMGPRLPPRQPSTASPAETEDEGRGGGGTKARSGGGKISHEALGILQSFIQDVGMYPDEEAIHTLSAQLDLPKLTIIKFFQNQRFYVNHLAKPPKEPSNSSSSSPAFEEELSEFREGSAELLKELEENTQTNSTIFSIKIEEHLARAEALSESDHEAKE; this is encoded by the exons ATGATGGACCATCTCAGCGAGGCGTGCCTGGGGAAGGAGAACTGTGACCTGGTCAACAGCATGGGRGACCGCGACTCCAAGGCCCCCCCAGCCAAGCTGGCCCGGCTGGAACAGAACGGCAGCCCCCTGGGCAGGGCCCGCCTGGGRAGCACGGGGGCCAAGCTGGCCGGGGTACCCTACAAACCCTCGGGACACCTCCTCAAGAACTGCCACAAGAGGG GCAACATGCTCCCTGTGTTCTGCGTGGTGGAGCATTACGAGAGCCCCATCGAGTTTGACAGCAAGGAGGAGCACGCCGAGTTTGTGCTSGTCAGGAAAGACATGCTGTTCAACCAGCTCATCGAGATGGCCCTTCTGTCACTGGGCTACTCGCACAGCTCGGCGGCACAAGCGAAAG GTCTCATTCAGGTGGGCAAGTGGAACCCGGTCCCACTGTCCTACGTGACGGACGCACCGGACGCCACCGTGGCAGACATGCTGCAGGACGTGTACCATGTGGTCACGCTGAAAATTCAGCTGCACAG TTGTCCTAAACTGGAGGACCTGCCGCCAGAGCAGTGGACCCACTCTACAGTAAGAAATGCCCTCAAGGAGTTACTCAAAGACATGAACCAGAGCTCTCTGGCAAAAGAATGTCCCTTATCACAG agtaTGATCTCCTCCATTGTGAACAGCACTTACTATGCAAATGTGTCGGCGGCGAAGTGTCAGGAATTTGGGCGCTGGTATAAACATTTCAAGAAGACAAAAGATATGATGG GCATGCGCCAACCCTCGCAGCTGGAGGGCTACCTGGGGACGTGTGTCCTCCACGACAGCCCACGTGCCAACACACTAG CAGACATGGACGGCCTGTCCGATCACTCCCCTCCGGGccccaaccacaaccacaaccatctGACCTTCTCCCAACAGCCCATCCCGGGCAACACGGCCGAGCAGCCCCCCTCCTCCCCGGTGCCACCCCTGCCCCCTCCGTCCCACGGTGGGGGCCAGACCCCCGGCCGCCCAGCTCAGCTCCCCCCCGGCCTGCACCACCCGGGCCTGGTGTCCACCCCCATTAGCCCCCAGCTGGTGAACCAGCAGCTGGTCATGGCCCAGATTCTCAACCAGCAGTATGCCGTCAACCGGCTCCTGGCACAGCAGTCGCTGTCGCAGCAGTACCTCAACCACCCGCCGGTCAACCGAAARGCCCTGACCAAGCCCCTGGAGCCCCAGGTAGCCAGCAACACCGAGGTGTCCATGGAGATATACCAATGGGTGAGGGACGAGCTGAAGAGGGCCGGCATCTCCCAAGCCGTGTTCGCRCGCGTGGCTTTCAACAGGACCCAG GGCCTGTTGTCTGAGATCCTGCGTAAAGAGGAGGATCCTAAGACGGCCAGCCAGTCTCTGCTGGTCAACCTGCGGGCCATGCAGAACTTCCTGCAGCTGCCCGAGGCCGAGCGAGACCGTATCTACCAGGACGAGAGGGAAAGGAGCCTGACGGCTGCCTCGGCCATGGGGCCTGCGCCACTCATCAGCACCCCGCCCACCCGGCCAGTGCAG CCCAGGAGAGAAGACTGTAACAACGTCAGACCTGAGGACTGGAACCCCAGAATTCCTGTGGGCATTTCTCCT ATCCCCGAATCCAGAAAACACGGCAGCATCACCTTGTTTTCCAACCCTTTTGCTGACACTCCTTACCCTGCCCAGGTGAAGGCCTCGCCGCTCCCCAGCGAGTGGAACGGCAAGACAGAGAGCTGCATCCTCAACATCAACTCATCCATCTATGACGAGATCCAGCAGGAGATGAAGAGGGCCAAGGTGTCCCAGGCTCTGTTTGCCAAGGTGGCCGCCTCCAAGAGTCAG GGCTGGCTGTGTGAGCTTCTGCGCTGGAAGGAGGACCCCAGCCCAGAGAACCGTACGCTGTGGGAGAACCTGTCCATGATCCGCCGCTTCCTGAGCTTGGCCCAGGTGGAGCGTGACGCCATCTACGAACAGGAGAGCACGGCCGGCCAGCAGCAGCACCACGCCGACCGGCCCCCGCACATGATGCACATGTCCACTGACCCCATGCAG AACCCAACTCTGATGTATATGTCCCACACAGATCCactacag TCTCAGACCCATCAACCGCCACAGCAGCAGCACCAGCCCCCCATGTCCCTCCAGCACCCCTCCCAGCCTCCACTGTCCCAGCAGCCcatgcaacagcagcagcagcaaccacCCATGGGCCCCCGGCTMCCCCCTCGCCAGCCCTCCACCGCTTCCCCGGCAGAGACAGAGGACGAGGGCCGCGGCGGCGGGGGCACCAAGGCTCGCTCCGGCGGGGGCAAGATCTCCCACGAGGCCCTAGGCATTCTGCAGAGCTTCATTCAGGACGTGGGGATGTACCCAGACGAGGAGGCCATCCACACCCTATCGGCCCAGCTGGACCTACCCAAGCTCACCATCATCAAGTTCTTCCAGAACCAGCGCTTCTACGTCAACCACCTGGCCAAGCCGCCCAAGGAACCCAgcaacagcagtagcagcagcccGGCCTTTGAGGAGGAACTGTCGGAATTCAGGGAGGGCAGCGCCGAGCTGCTGAAGGAGCTGGAAGAGAATACACAGACCAACAGCACCATCTTCTCCATCAAGATCGAGGAGCACCTGGCCCGCGCCGAGGCCCTCTCAGAATCTGACCACGAGGCCAAGGAGTAG